A single region of the Montipora capricornis isolate CH-2021 chromosome 13, ASM3666992v2, whole genome shotgun sequence genome encodes:
- the LOC138028896 gene encoding potassium voltage-gated channel subfamily A member 2-like: protein MEAVNDSTSRPLVINISGAIFEVNEDKLALFPQSLLGCPRKRQRYFDSQREEYFFDRHRQAFEGILFYYQNEGRLIYPDNVPSQVFEEEVKFFMLPVELDSCQKLENVLLGDVNRSRPQNVWQRTLWELFEFPSSSMAAKVLAILSQVIIVVSVAGSCLKTVDSLRPRHVVKQNSTSNRSAAERETVRTIFQDDRWFSFDLVCYSWFTLECAVRLLASPNKSEYFKLLPNCVDFATVIIFYLELTIKMTWSSARTLVSLLETLSTIRILKIVRYSEAMRILVLTVASGTKDIRLLVTFGSTAVILGSSAVFFVELNEDDDSNFTSIPDTFWWAIITICTVGYGDKVPTTPMGKFLGAICAVLGTLAIALPLFRFAAHFRTRIERSSFVSIIRDPNSSKTQNLLREGNTHNTRQNIGTL, encoded by the coding sequence ATGGAAGCTGTAAATGACAGCACAAGCCGTCCGCTTGTTATCAACATAAGTGGAGCGATTTTCGAAGTGAATGAAGACAAGCTGGCGCTCTTTCCTCAGTCGCTACTCGGATGCCCAAGAAAGCGGCAAAGATACTTTGATTCTCAGCGTGAAGAATATTTCTTTGACCGCCACAGGCAAGCGTTTGAGGGGATACTATTTTACTATCAAAACGAAGGGAGATTAATTTACCCGGACAATGTGCCATCCCAAGTGTTTGAAGAAGAAGTTAAATTTTTCATGCTTCCCGTCGAGTTAGACAGCTGTCAGAAATTGGAAAATGTTTTACTCGGGGATGTTAACCGTTctcgtccacaaaatgtttgGCAGAGAACATTATGGGAGCTGTTTGAATTTCCCAGTTCTTCCATGGCTGCTAAAGTGTTAGCTATTCTCTCGCAGGTGATCATAGTTGTGTCGGTGGCAGGATCTTGTTTGAAAACTGTTGACTCGCTTCGACCACGGCATGTTGTGAAACAGAACTCAACTAGCAACCGTTCAGCGGCAGAGAGAGAGACAGTAAGAACAATTTTTCAAGATGACCGATGGTTTTCTTTTGACCTCGTTTGTTATAGTTGGTTTACACTGGAGTGTGCTGTGCGACTGCTTGCCTCTCCAAACAAAAGCGAGTATTTTAAACTGCTACCGAACTGTGTTGATTTTGCGACGGTCATTATTTTCTATTTAGAACTGACAATAAAAATGACATGGTCCTCCGCAAGGACGCTTGTGTCGTTGCTGGAGACATTGTCGACCATACGCATTTTAAAAATAGTACGTTATTCCGAAGCGATGCGAATCTTGGTGCTAACGGTTGCTTCGGGAACGAAAGACATCAGGCTTTTAGTCACATTTGGAAGTACCGCTGTTATTTTAGGGTCCAGTGCTGTCTTTTTCGTGGAATtaaatgaagatgatgacaGTAACTTCACCAGTATACCTGACACGTTTTGGTGGGCTATCATCACCATTTGCACTGTAGGATACGGCGACAAGGTTCCAACGACACCGATGGGAAAGTTTTTAGGAGCAATATGTGCAGTCTTAGGCACACTGGCCATTGCTTTACCCTTGTTTCGTTTTGCCGCACATTTTCGCACTAGAATCGAGAGATCctcttttgtttcaataatcCGCGATCCTAACTCAAGTAAGACTCAGAATCTACTACGTGAGGGAAATACTCATAACACAAGACAAAATATCGGGACGTTATAA
- the LOC138029050 gene encoding integral membrane protein GPR180-like, with the protein MYIFSILFVMLSYFAILVDCKTVRGVLSSKLARLDQGQYLTKFCFHGDALVRFELNTTSAGILYFYLDEKWTQVEQTSQCQNKLDLAQYSFGLDSISGQNKFFPWADPKVWHVLYADSATCDSGVPALEDVTFTIEMLNPDSEGKPTNHCGCDETGLLSFYEILGFLYFAGAIAYGQRLWQTIKKGGPMHLVIKMLSIALIYQAAGHFLVVIHLYRYSKNGEGYPFLFKLSIVSDGIAEYQMLMLMAKLSTGWTLSSSFATLDPQQMKQISVSVIAVSVLEVIFSFWGTGLVFLIKIVVAGAFGLNISRKITEERSTLRKEFYIKFAKCSLSWILAYPALAIISFLLPVHNRFKVVTWSLLTAQSVSILLLYKLFLSRSLYWEVSSLATSTLPLRMDRGYGTKNYNSERRAVRIHKHIAVN; encoded by the exons ATGTATATTTTTTCCATTCTGTTTGTCATGTTATCATACTTTGCAATCTTGGTGGATTGCAAAACAGTTCGCGGAGTGTTGAGTTCCAAACTGGCTCGTCTGGACCAAGGGCAGTATTtaacaaagttttgttttcacg GTGATGCCCTGGTTCGATTTGAGCTTAATACAACATCTGCTGGCATACTGTATTTCTATCTTGATGAAAAGTGGACCCAGGTTGAACAAACATCGCAATGTCAGAACAAGCTAGACTTGGCTCAGTACTCAT TTGGACTGGACTCCATATCTGGGCAGAACAAATTTTTCCCTTGGGCAGACCCCAAGGTGTGGCATGTGTTGTACGCTGATTCTGCGACTTGTGACTCTGGTGTACCTGCTCTTGAAGATGTGACCTTTACAATAGAAATGTTAAATCCCGATTCAGAAGGGAAACCAACAAATCATTGTGGATGTGATGAAACAG GTTTACTCTCATTTTATGAGATCCTTGGTTTTCTTTACTTTGCTGGAGCCATTGCATATGGCCAACGTCTGTGgcaaacaattaaaaaaggAGGACCCATGCATCTG GTGATAAAGATGCTGTCtattgcactgatttatcaggCTGCAGGTCATTTTCTTGTTGTAATTCATTTGTACAG ATATTCCAAGAATGGTGAGGGCTATCCCTTTCTTTTCAAGCTGTCAATAG TGTCAGATGGCATAGCAGAATACCAGATGCTAATGTTGATGGCTAAGCTGTCAACAGGGTGGACGCTAAGTTCATCTTTTGCAACATTAGATCCACAACAGATGAAGCAAATCAGTGTTTCTGTGATAGCAGTTTCAGTGCTTGAG GTTATATTTTCATTCTGGGGGACAGGTCTTGTTTTTCTCATTAAAATTGTTGTGGCAGGAGCCTTTGGCCTTAATATTAGTAGGAAAATCACAGAGGAGAGAAGCACACTGCGTAAAGAATTCTACATAAAATTTGCTAAG tGCTCTTTATCATGGATTTTAGCATACCCAGCTTTAGCTATTATTTCCTTTTTGCTACCTGTCCACAACAGATTTAAG GTTGTTACATGGAGTTTGTTGACTGCTCAGTCTGTATCAATTCTATTATTATACAAACTCTTCTTATCAAGAAGTTTATACTGGGAAGTATCTTCCCTTGCAACCAGTACCCTTCCTCTTCGCATGGACAGAGGATATGGAACCAAGAATTATAATTCTGAGAGAAGAGCTGTAAGAATACATAAGCATATTGCTGTAAATTGA
- the LOC138029051 gene encoding RNA-binding motif protein, X-linked 2-like isoform X2, producing the protein MNVFWSWEWKTARLGTSSTKIVRTSSLFSLYSGGLPYGLTEGDILCVFSQYGEIVNVNLVRDKKTGKTKGFCFLCYEDQRSTILAVDNFNGIKLGGRTIRVDHCSNYRRPKSDEKDEHGNYKDIIEEGCAPKTPPPSGDEEDNLELVRKRKQEKKEKKKKKSKEKSENKKRKMESSSEEEYEKEKLIKIKLEQKERVENKTGDKDRDKGHSRGDHRDHEFGKITKRDGDGDAICHSRSDKHRDLKYKSSEDFHKSVKPYRDNNRFEANKLRKRTGNAYDTPHDERDLLFDDRRHRSDKQRDHRVNEERSFEKHSRSHYSDHRDRRT; encoded by the exons ATGAACGTATTCTGGAGTTGGGAGTGGAAGACAGCCAGGCTTGGCACAAGCAGTACAAAGATAGTGCGTACATCTTCATTG TTCTCTCTTTATTCAGGTGGTTTGCCCTATGGTCTCACTGAAGGTGACATCTTGTGTGTGTTTTCTCA ATATGGTGAAATAGTGAATGTAAATCTGGTCAGAGACAAGAAAACTGGTAAAACGAAAGGATTTTGCTTCTTGTGTTATGAAGATCAGCGTAGCACTATTTTGGCTGTAGACAACTTCAATGGAATAAAG CTTGGTGGTAGAACAATAAGGGTTGATCACTGTTCTAATTACCGACGGCCAAAAAGTGACGAGAAAGATGAGCATGGGAACTATAAAGACATCATTGAAGAAGGGTGTGCCCCTAAAACACCCCCACCCTCAGGGGATGAAGAGGATAACTTAGAGCTTGTTAggaaaagaaagcaagaaaagaaggaaaagaaaaaaaagaaaagcaaggagaaatcagaaaacaagaaaagaaagatgGAAAGCTCAAGTGAAGAGGAATATGAGAAAGAGAAACTGATTAAAATTAAACTTGAACAGAAGGAGCGAGTGGAAAATAAGACTGGAGATAAAGACAGAGATAAAGGACATTCAAGAGGAGATCACCGTGATCATGAATTTGGGAAAATTACCAAGAGAGATGGAGATGGAGATGCGATTTGTCATTCAAGGAGTGACAAGCATAGAGACCTTAAATACAAATCTAGTGAAGATTTTCATAAGTCTGTTAAACCATACAGGGATAACAATAGATTTGAAGCTAATAAACTCAGAAAGCGAACGGGTAATGCGTATGATACACCACATGATGAAAGAGACTTGCTCTTTGATGACAGAAGGCACAGGAGTGATAAACAAAGAGACCATAGAGTAAACGAAGAAAGATCTTTTGAAAAACACAGTAGAAGTCATTACAGTGACCACAGAGATAGAAGAACTTAg
- the LOC138029051 gene encoding RNA-binding motif protein, X-linked 2-like isoform X1, which produces MNPLTNVKNIQKLNERILELGVEDSQAWHKQYKDSAYIFIGGLPYGLTEGDILCVFSQYGEIVNVNLVRDKKTGKTKGFCFLCYEDQRSTILAVDNFNGIKLGGRTIRVDHCSNYRRPKSDEKDEHGNYKDIIEEGCAPKTPPPSGDEEDNLELVRKRKQEKKEKKKKKSKEKSENKKRKMESSSEEEYEKEKLIKIKLEQKERVENKTGDKDRDKGHSRGDHRDHEFGKITKRDGDGDAICHSRSDKHRDLKYKSSEDFHKSVKPYRDNNRFEANKLRKRTGNAYDTPHDERDLLFDDRRHRSDKQRDHRVNEERSFEKHSRSHYSDHRDRRT; this is translated from the exons ATGAATCCTTTAAC AAATGTCAAAAACATTCAGAAGTTGAATGAACGTATTCTGGAGTTGGGAGTGGAAGACAGCCAGGCTTGGCACAAGCAGTACAAAGATAGTGCGTACATCTTCATTG GTGGTTTGCCCTATGGTCTCACTGAAGGTGACATCTTGTGTGTGTTTTCTCA ATATGGTGAAATAGTGAATGTAAATCTGGTCAGAGACAAGAAAACTGGTAAAACGAAAGGATTTTGCTTCTTGTGTTATGAAGATCAGCGTAGCACTATTTTGGCTGTAGACAACTTCAATGGAATAAAG CTTGGTGGTAGAACAATAAGGGTTGATCACTGTTCTAATTACCGACGGCCAAAAAGTGACGAGAAAGATGAGCATGGGAACTATAAAGACATCATTGAAGAAGGGTGTGCCCCTAAAACACCCCCACCCTCAGGGGATGAAGAGGATAACTTAGAGCTTGTTAggaaaagaaagcaagaaaagaaggaaaagaaaaaaaagaaaagcaaggagaaatcagaaaacaagaaaagaaagatgGAAAGCTCAAGTGAAGAGGAATATGAGAAAGAGAAACTGATTAAAATTAAACTTGAACAGAAGGAGCGAGTGGAAAATAAGACTGGAGATAAAGACAGAGATAAAGGACATTCAAGAGGAGATCACCGTGATCATGAATTTGGGAAAATTACCAAGAGAGATGGAGATGGAGATGCGATTTGTCATTCAAGGAGTGACAAGCATAGAGACCTTAAATACAAATCTAGTGAAGATTTTCATAAGTCTGTTAAACCATACAGGGATAACAATAGATTTGAAGCTAATAAACTCAGAAAGCGAACGGGTAATGCGTATGATACACCACATGATGAAAGAGACTTGCTCTTTGATGACAGAAGGCACAGGAGTGATAAACAAAGAGACCATAGAGTAAACGAAGAAAGATCTTTTGAAAAACACAGTAGAAGTCATTACAGTGACCACAGAGATAGAAGAACTTAg
- the LOC138029052 gene encoding WD repeat-containing protein 53-like gives MQKSLWIGGHKSSVLSLDVNSEGILASGGEEELCVWDKDGSSQTKVSYSQVDDSKEVNSICFCVKNPKHLYASCGNKVFGYDLRNLSSTLCEFEFNEDEVNQITINDKGEYLACCDDGGEIKVIQLETGRLFKTLKNKHDNICSTVQFRPNCPWEVVSGGMDFKVVSWDFSSGRVRREQNVQELGGQNNEGIYLVNPPFVHSIHMMGNGRKFAAGLGNGDVQLFRFEGKKKFSPDQCLKKHTSSVSQVHFPKFNQNDSLVSAGNECKIVLWNLSPGMCGGTSGSANRHKKEVTTACVVTEVEHASKPNWITSSKLTEKVFVADQTNEISVYHVL, from the exons ATGCAAAAGAGCCTTTGGATCGGAGGTCATAAGTCTTCTGTGTTATCACTAGATGTTAACAGTGAAGGTATTTTAGCGTCAGGCGGTGAAGAAGAACTTTGTGTTTGGGATAAAGACGGTTCATCGCAAACTAAAGTGTCATATTCACAAGTTGATGACTCCAAAGAAGTAAACAGTAtctgtttttgtgtaaaaaATCCAAAACACCTATATGCTTCATGCGGGAACAAAGTGTTCGGCTACGATCTAAGAAACCTGTCTTCTACCCTGTGCGAGTTCGAATTCAACGAGGACGAAGTAAACCAAATCACCATAAACGACAAAGGAGAATATCTTGCATGTTGTGATGATGGTGGTGAGATAAAAGTAATCCAATTAGAGACAGGACGATTGTTCAAGACTCTAAAGAATAAACATGATAACATTTGTTCAACGGTGCAGTTTAGACCAAACTGCCCCTGGGAGGTGGTATCCGGAGGGATGGATTTCAAGGTTGTCAGCTGGGATTTCTCCTCTGGCCGGGTACGTCGGGAGCAAAATGTCCAGGAGCTTGGAGGCCAGAACAATGAAGGGATTTACCTAGTAAACCCACCCTTTGTGCACTCAATTCATATGATGGGAAATGGAAGAAAGTTTGCAGCTGGAttag GCAATGGTGATGTTCAGCTCTTCAGATTTGAGGGTAAGAAGAAATTCAGTCCTGATCAGTGCCTCAAAAAGCACACCTCCAGTGTATCTCAGGTCCACTTTCCTAAATTTAATCAAAATGATTCCTTAGTCTCTGCTGGCAATGAGTGCAAGATTGTTTTGTGGAACTTGAGTCCAGGCATGTGTGGTGGAACGTCTGGCTCAGCGAACAGGCACAAAAAGGAGGTGACTACTGCATGTGTTGTTACCGAAGTGGAACATGCTTCAAAACCTAACTGGATTACATCTAGTAAACTCACAGAGAAGGTTTTTGTTGCTGACCAGACTAACGAGATCTCTGTGTATCATGTATTATGA
- the LOC138029049 gene encoding transcription factor Dp-1-like has product MSNPTATLTSLWIEGQPSPVKSDPSTPVKGAVNREASMVQEDLIKFYKDNGLESFAREVGVIDNNGVIDGLKDPSQPKVNTDQPKQGSNSTVLPVTRMSPVILPKTVNPSPSPMVLGSPGQHQVIAVGGSPRTPTMIAAPIVPATSTSWPRVNSTPVSGKRRRLDSLENDNLLDSSERKKGKRLPSAGRSSGGDKSGKGLRHFSMKVCEKVQQKRTTSYNEVADELVQEFSDPDKHLSPTDQAYDQKNIRRRVYDALNVLMAMNIISKEKKEIKWVGLPTNSAQECQQLEDEKKERQERIRQKTAELQELILQQIAFKNLVQRNKQVEKEQGAPAPNTAIHLPFIIVNTSKKTVIDCSISNDKFEYLFNFDNTFEIHDDIEVLKRMGMAFGLEKGQCAEVNLKASRTMVPKALEPYVVDMAKSGPVGLSGNLGNHTTHNDKSTSASPLVSATARMSPLPAQNTPSSPLAMPLPQGHGISPVPPSTNSRTQNRTSRTSSMASDSGPSHRTMSPYSFPSSPASDASSELSQDGFVDTEPNSQC; this is encoded by the exons GTCAACCTAGCCCAGTAAAAAGCGACCCATCCACCCCAGTTAAGGGAGCTGTAAATCGGGAGGCTTCGATGGTTCAAGAAGACTTAATCAAATTCTATAAAGACAATGGACTTGAATCTTTTGCTAGAGAG GTTGGTGTCATAGACAACAATGGAGTTATAGATGGTTTGAAAGATCCCTCTCAACCTAAAGTCAACA CTGATCAACCCAAACAAGGCAGCAATTCAACTGTTTTACCTGTCACAAGAATGTCCCCTGTCATATTACCTAAAACAGTGAATCCATCACCGTCACCTATG GTCCTTGGTTCTCCTGGACAACATCAAGTCATAGCTGTTGGTGGTAGCCCAAGAACTCCAACAATGATTGCAGCACCCATTGTTCCAGCTACTTCAACCTCTTGGCCAAG AGTCAACTCTACTCCTGTCAGTGGAAAAAGGAGAAGACTAGATTCATTGGAAAATGATAACTTGTTAGATAGTTCGGAAAG GAAAAAGGGAAAGAGGTTACCCAGTGCAGGTCGCTCAAGTGGTGGTGACAAGAGTGGGAAGGGACTGAGACatttttcaatgaaagtttGTGAGAAAGTTCAACAGAAGAGAACCACTTCTTACAACGAG GTTGCAGATGAGTTGGTACAAGAGTTCAGTGATCCCGATAAGCATCTTTCACCAACTGATCAG GCTTATGATCAGAAAAACATTAGAAGGAGGGTCTATGATGCCCTCAATGTTCTGATGGCCATGAACATCATATCAAAGGAGAAGAAAGAAATCAAATGGGTTGGGCTACCTACAAACTCTGCACAAGAATGTCAACAGCTAGAG GATGAGAAAAAAGAGAGACAAGAAAGAATAAGGCAAAAGACAGCTGAGTTGCAGGAACTAATTCTTCAA CAAATTGCCTTCAAGAATCTTGTCCAACGAAACAAACAAGTTGAAAAGGAGCAAGGAGCTCCTGCTCCAAATACAGCTATTCATCTTCCATTCATTATTGTAAACACAAGCAAGAAGACAGTGATTGACTGTAGCATATCTAATGACAA atttgaaTACCTATTCAACTTTGACAACACCTTTGAAATCCATGATGACATTGAGGTGCTCAAGAGAATGGGCATGGCATTTGGTTTAGAGAAAGGCCAGTGTGCTGAGGTGAACCTTAAAGCTTCAAGGACAATGGTTCCCAAAGCACTTGAACCGTATGTTGTTG ATATGGCAAAATCTGGACCAGTTGGACTTAGTGGAAACCTCGGAAATCACACTACTCATAA TGACAAATCAACTTCAGCATCTCCACTTGTCTCAGCTACAGCTCGTATGTCCCCTCTTCCTGCGCAAAACACCCCTTCCTCTCCACTGGCTATGCCCCTGCCTCAAGGGCATGGCATATCCCCTGTCCCACCATCCACTAATTCAAGGACACAGAATCGAACTTCAAGGACATCGTCCATGGCAAGTGACAGTGGCCCCTCTCATAGGACCATGTCCCCTTATTCCTTTCCCTCTTCACCAGCATCAGATGCATCTTCTGAGTTGTCACAGGATGGGTTTGTGGACACAGAACCTAATTCTCAATGCTGA